A section of the Enterobacter sp. C2 genome encodes:
- a CDS encoding nicotinamide mononucleotide deamidase-related protein YfaY produces the protein MINVEMLSTGDEVLHGQIVDTNAAWLADLFFTEGLPLTRRNTVGDSLNDLVAILHERSEHADILIVNGGLGPTSDDLSALAAATAAGEGLVLHEAWLSHMERFFTERGRVMAPSNRKQAEIPASAELIDNPVGTACGFAIKLNRCLMFFTPGVPSEFKVMVQQEILPRLRERFSLPSPPVCLRLTTFGRSESDLAQSLEHLQLPEGVVMGYRSSMPIIELKLTGPAEQREAMEALWPEVQRVAGESLIFEGTQGLPALLAEKMREQQLSLTVSEQFTSGLLALQLSRASAPLLASEVLPFQADTLEQTARWAAELRNRHLAGLALTVGGLDEEYINFALATPQGTHALRVKFATGRHGVAVRQEVCAMMALNMLRRWLSGKDVASEHGWVNVVDSLFVG, from the coding sequence ATGATAAATGTGGAAATGCTGTCTACCGGGGATGAAGTCCTGCACGGCCAGATTGTGGATACTAACGCTGCATGGCTTGCCGATCTGTTTTTCACCGAAGGGCTGCCGCTGACGCGCCGCAACACCGTGGGCGACAGCCTTAACGATCTGGTTGCTATTCTGCACGAGCGCAGCGAGCACGCTGATATCTTAATTGTTAACGGTGGCCTGGGCCCGACCAGCGACGATCTCAGTGCGCTGGCGGCGGCTACCGCTGCGGGCGAAGGGCTGGTGCTGCATGAGGCATGGCTGAGCCACATGGAGCGCTTCTTCACCGAGCGCGGACGTGTAATGGCGCCCAGCAACCGCAAGCAGGCGGAGATCCCGGCCAGCGCGGAGCTGATTGATAACCCGGTGGGCACTGCCTGCGGCTTTGCCATCAAGCTCAACCGCTGCCTGATGTTCTTTACGCCGGGTGTCCCCTCTGAGTTCAAGGTGATGGTGCAGCAGGAGATCCTGCCGCGCCTGCGGGAGCGCTTTAGCCTACCGTCACCGCCAGTCTGCTTACGCCTGACTACCTTTGGCCGCTCTGAGAGCGATCTGGCCCAGAGCCTCGAACATCTCCAGCTGCCGGAGGGGGTAGTGATGGGCTACCGCTCATCCATGCCGATCATCGAGCTGAAGCTGACCGGCCCGGCGGAGCAGCGTGAAGCCATGGAGGCGCTGTGGCCAGAGGTGCAGCGCGTCGCTGGCGAGAGCCTGATCTTTGAAGGTACCCAGGGGCTACCGGCGCTGCTGGCGGAGAAGATGCGTGAGCAGCAGCTGAGTCTGACCGTTAGCGAGCAGTTTACCAGCGGCCTGCTGGCGCTGCAGCTCTCCCGTGCTTCCGCCCCGCTGCTGGCAAGCGAGGTGCTGCCGTTCCAGGCAGACACGTTAGAGCAGACCGCACGCTGGGCAGCCGAGCTACGTAACCGTCATCTGGCCGGGCTGGCCCTGACCGTCGGTGGGCTGGACGAGGAGTATATTAACTTTGCCCTCGCCACGCCGCAGGGCACCCACGCGCTGCGAGTGAAGTTCGCTACCGGACGCCACGGCGTGGCGGTGCGCCAGGAAGTGTGTGCGATGATGGCCCTGAACATGCTGCGCCGCTGGCTCAGCGGTAAAGATGTCGCCAGCGAGCACGGCTGGGTCAACGTCGTCGACTCCCTGTTTGTTGGCTAA
- a CDS encoding YfaZ family outer membrane protein, with the protein MDKRILWGVASLMLVSASASALSLSGQAGEHYTNLAAGFGTETSGLALSGNWTHSDDDGDAAGLGLGLNLPLGPLLATVGGKGIYTNPNDGDEGYAAAVGGGLQWPIGDSFRLFGEYYYSPDSLSSGIDSYQEANAGARWTIMRPLSIEAGYRYLNLAGKDGNRDNALADGPYVGVNASF; encoded by the coding sequence ATGGATAAAAGAATTTTGTGGGGAGTGGCCAGCCTGATGCTGGTATCGGCATCGGCCAGCGCGCTGAGCCTCAGCGGTCAGGCAGGGGAGCACTACACCAACCTGGCGGCCGGATTTGGTACGGAAACCAGCGGCCTGGCGCTGAGCGGCAACTGGACGCACAGCGATGACGACGGCGACGCCGCCGGTCTGGGGCTGGGCCTTAATCTGCCGCTCGGGCCGTTGCTGGCGACCGTTGGCGGTAAAGGTATCTATACCAATCCGAACGACGGTGACGAGGGCTATGCCGCAGCGGTAGGCGGCGGCCTGCAGTGGCCGATCGGCGACAGCTTCCGCCTGTTTGGCGAGTACTACTACTCTCCGGACTCGCTCTCCAGCGGTATCGACAGCTATCAGGAAGCCAACGCCGGTGCGCGCTGGACCATCATGCGTCCGCTGAGTATTGAAGCGGGCTATCGTTACCTGAACCTGGCGGGTAAAGACGGCAATCGCGACAATGCGCTAGCCGATGGCCCCTACGTTGGGGTGAACGCCAGCTTCTAA
- the menE gene encoding o-succinylbenzoate--CoA ligase: MTFADWPWRHWREQRGDAAAVRLNSETLSWRVLCARIDALAAGFSRQNVRQGDGVLLRAGNSPQTLLAWLALLQCGVRVLHINPQLPDSLLAVLLPPLSLQHALSIDNSWRGIGLPTLAMREAEGDCAACWQPQRLTSMTLTSGSTGLPKAAVHTAAAHLASAHGVLSLLPYGPEEDWLLSLPLFHVSGQGILWRWLLAGGRLTVRDQQPLAQALAGCTHASLVPTQLWRLLSEDACVSLKAVLLGGAAIPVELTTRASEQGIRTWCGYGLTEFASTVCAKTADGEPDVGLPLPGREVRIVNGEVWLRGESMAAGYWRHGELIPLINDEGWFATRDRGVLNNGRLSVLGRMDNLFFSGGEGIQPEEVERVIVAHPRVQQAFVVPLDDREFGQRPVAVVACDSGFAIDSLGEWVNGRLARFQQPIHWLALPESLNLGGIKISRRSLIDWVQQTLRGG, encoded by the coding sequence ATGACCTTCGCGGACTGGCCCTGGCGTCATTGGCGTGAGCAGCGGGGCGACGCCGCCGCCGTGCGTTTGAACAGTGAAACCCTCAGCTGGCGCGTGCTCTGTGCGCGCATTGATGCCCTGGCGGCAGGCTTTTCCCGGCAGAACGTCCGGCAGGGGGATGGCGTGCTGCTCCGCGCCGGCAATTCACCTCAAACGCTACTGGCCTGGCTGGCGCTGCTCCAGTGCGGAGTGCGGGTATTGCATATTAACCCCCAGCTGCCTGATTCTCTGCTGGCGGTGCTCCTGCCGCCGCTTTCGTTACAACATGCATTGAGCATTGATAACAGCTGGCGCGGCATCGGGCTTCCGACGCTGGCAATGCGTGAAGCAGAGGGCGATTGTGCTGCCTGCTGGCAGCCGCAGCGGCTGACTTCCATGACGCTCACCTCCGGTTCAACCGGCCTGCCCAAAGCGGCGGTACACACCGCAGCCGCGCATCTGGCCAGTGCACATGGCGTGCTGTCCCTGCTGCCTTACGGTCCGGAAGAGGACTGGCTGCTCTCCCTGCCGCTGTTTCACGTCTCCGGTCAGGGTATTTTATGGCGCTGGCTGCTGGCAGGCGGGCGGCTGACGGTTCGCGATCAACAGCCGCTGGCGCAGGCGCTCGCCGGGTGTACTCACGCCTCGCTGGTGCCGACCCAGCTCTGGCGGCTGCTTAGTGAGGATGCCTGCGTAAGCCTGAAGGCGGTATTACTGGGAGGGGCGGCCATTCCTGTTGAGCTGACCACCCGTGCCAGTGAACAGGGGATCCGTACCTGGTGCGGCTACGGGCTGACAGAGTTTGCCTCCACGGTGTGTGCAAAAACAGCCGACGGCGAGCCGGACGTCGGTCTGCCGCTGCCGGGGCGTGAGGTACGGATCGTCAACGGCGAAGTGTGGCTGCGCGGCGAGAGTATGGCCGCAGGCTACTGGCGTCACGGTGAGCTTATCCCGCTGATCAATGATGAAGGCTGGTTTGCTACCCGCGATCGGGGCGTGCTGAACAACGGACGGCTAAGCGTGCTCGGGCGCATGGATAATCTCTTCTTCAGCGGCGGGGAGGGGATCCAGCCAGAAGAGGTGGAGCGGGTGATTGTGGCCCATCCCCGCGTGCAGCAGGCTTTTGTGGTCCCGCTGGACGACCGTGAATTTGGCCAACGTCCGGTTGCCGTGGTGGCGTGCGACAGCGGTTTTGCTATCGACTCGCTGGGGGAGTGGGTCAACGGCAGGCTGGCCCGTTTTCAGCAGCCAATACATTGGCTGGCTCTGCCCGAGAGCCTCAATCTGGGCGGAATTAAGATCTCCCGCCGGTCGCTGATCGACTGGGTTCAGCAGACCCTGCGCGGCGGATAG
- the menC gene encoding o-succinylbenzoate synthase — MRRAQVYRWQIPMDAGVVLRERRLKTREGLYLCLRDGCREGWGEVAPLPGFSHETCDEAQAVLMAWVDRWLQGAEKRPEMPSVAFGISCAQAELAGTLPEAADYRAAPLCTGDPDELMLQLAAMPGEKVAKVKVGLYEAVRDGMVVNLLLEAVPDLQLRLDANRAWTPQKAQQFAKYVHPDYRSRIAFLEEPCRTRADSLNFARDTGIAIAWDESLRDADFTLAAEAGVKAVVIKPTLTGALERVRELVQAAHALGMTAVISSSIESSLGLTQLARIAAWLTPQTLPGLDTLGLMQAQQVRRWPGSTLPCIDITALEPLR, encoded by the coding sequence ATGCGTCGGGCACAGGTTTACCGCTGGCAGATCCCGATGGACGCGGGGGTTGTGCTGCGCGAGCGGCGGCTGAAAACCCGCGAAGGACTCTATCTCTGCCTGCGTGACGGCTGCCGGGAAGGGTGGGGCGAGGTTGCCCCGCTGCCGGGCTTCAGCCATGAAACATGCGATGAGGCGCAGGCTGTGCTAATGGCCTGGGTCGACCGCTGGCTACAGGGTGCAGAGAAGCGCCCGGAGATGCCGTCGGTGGCCTTTGGCATAAGCTGTGCGCAGGCAGAGCTGGCCGGAACCTTACCTGAGGCAGCGGACTATCGCGCCGCGCCGCTCTGCACCGGCGATCCTGACGAACTGATGTTGCAGCTGGCCGCCATGCCCGGCGAGAAAGTCGCAAAGGTGAAAGTGGGCCTCTATGAAGCGGTACGTGACGGCATGGTGGTCAATCTCCTGCTGGAGGCGGTGCCCGATCTCCAGCTGCGGCTGGACGCCAACCGCGCCTGGACTCCGCAGAAGGCGCAGCAGTTTGCGAAGTATGTCCATCCTGACTATCGCTCGCGCATCGCCTTTCTTGAGGAGCCGTGCCGAACCCGTGCCGATTCGCTGAATTTTGCTCGTGATACCGGGATTGCCATCGCCTGGGATGAGAGCCTGCGCGACGCTGATTTTACTCTGGCCGCCGAAGCGGGCGTAAAAGCGGTGGTGATCAAGCCTACGCTTACCGGCGCGCTGGAGAGGGTTCGCGAGCTGGTACAGGCTGCTCATGCGCTGGGTATGACGGCGGTGATCAGCTCCTCTATCGAATCCAGCCTTGGTCTGACTCAGCTGGCGCGGATTGCCGCCTGGCTGACACCGCAGACTCTGCCGGGCCTCGACACGCTGGGCTTGATGCAGGCGCAGCAGGTTCGCCGCTGGCCGGGCAGCACCCTGCCATGCATTGATATTACCGCTCTGGAGCCGTTGCGATGA
- the menB gene encoding 1,4-dihydroxy-2-naphthoyl-CoA synthase, producing the protein MIYPDESMLYAPVEWQDCSEGYSDIRYHKSTDGIAKITINRPQVRNAFRPLTVKEMLQALADARYDDAVGVIILTGEGEKAFCAGGDQKVRGDYGGYQDDSGVHHLNVLDFQRQIRTCPKPVVAMVAGYAIGGGHVLHMMCDLTVAAENAVFGQTGPKVGSFDGGWGAAYMARIVGQKKAREIWFLCRQYDAQQALDMGLVNTVVPVAELEKETVRWCREMLQNSPMALRCLKAALNADCDGQAGLQELAGNATMLFYMTEEGQEGRNAFNEKRQPDFSKFKRNP; encoded by the coding sequence ATGATCTATCCCGATGAATCCATGCTTTACGCGCCGGTTGAGTGGCAGGACTGCTCTGAAGGCTACAGCGACATTCGCTACCACAAATCTACCGACGGCATCGCCAAAATCACCATCAACCGTCCGCAGGTGCGCAATGCGTTTCGCCCCCTGACGGTAAAAGAGATGCTCCAGGCGCTGGCGGATGCCCGCTACGATGATGCGGTTGGGGTAATTATCCTCACTGGCGAAGGTGAGAAGGCCTTCTGCGCCGGGGGTGACCAGAAGGTGCGCGGCGACTACGGCGGCTATCAGGATGACTCTGGCGTGCACCATCTTAATGTGCTCGACTTCCAGCGGCAGATCCGTACCTGCCCGAAACCGGTGGTGGCGATGGTGGCGGGCTACGCCATTGGCGGCGGCCACGTCCTGCATATGATGTGCGATCTGACCGTTGCGGCAGAGAACGCGGTGTTTGGCCAGACCGGTCCCAAGGTCGGCTCTTTCGACGGCGGCTGGGGGGCGGCCTATATGGCCCGCATCGTTGGGCAGAAAAAAGCGCGTGAAATCTGGTTCCTTTGCCGTCAGTACGATGCGCAGCAGGCATTAGATATGGGGCTGGTCAACACCGTGGTACCGGTTGCCGAGCTGGAAAAAGAGACCGTGCGCTGGTGTCGGGAGATGCTGCAAAACAGCCCGATGGCATTGCGCTGTCTGAAGGCGGCGCTTAACGCCGACTGTGACGGCCAGGCGGGCCTGCAGGAGCTGGCGGGCAACGCCACCATGCTCTTCTACATGACTGAAGAGGGGCAGGAGGGGCGCAACGCCTTCAACGAGAAGCGTCAGCCGGACTTCAGCAAATTTAAACGGAACCCGTAA
- the menH gene encoding 2-succinyl-6-hydroxy-2,4-cyclohexadiene-1-carboxylate synthase: MILHAVAKAGEAQRPWLVFLHGFAGDSREWMEVGERFSRHPRLYIDLPGHGGSSAVYARDLDEVCLQLRATLVSYNILKHWLVGYSLGGRIAMYSCCQNPVGLKGVVVEGGHPGLTAAAAREARWLSDARWAQRFRHEPLTDVFNHWYRQPVFAGLSAEQRRELVAIRRDNSGEALAAMLEATSLAGQPDLRPALRRCDIPFYYLCGEHDHKFRALGAELAAPCLLINDAGHNAHRENPNGTAACLAHILRY; the protein is encoded by the coding sequence ATGATCCTGCACGCGGTGGCGAAAGCGGGCGAGGCGCAGCGGCCCTGGCTGGTGTTCCTGCACGGTTTCGCCGGTGATAGCCGGGAGTGGATGGAAGTAGGGGAGCGCTTTTCCCGCCACCCTCGACTCTATATCGATCTCCCCGGTCACGGCGGTTCATCGGCTGTCTATGCCCGTGACCTGGATGAGGTTTGTTTACAGCTGCGCGCTACGCTTGTTAGTTACAACATACTAAAACACTGGCTGGTGGGGTACTCCCTCGGCGGCCGCATCGCTATGTACTCTTGTTGTCAAAACCCTGTCGGGCTAAAGGGGGTGGTCGTAGAAGGCGGCCATCCCGGGCTTACCGCCGCCGCCGCACGGGAGGCGCGCTGGCTCTCTGATGCCCGCTGGGCACAGCGCTTCCGTCATGAACCGCTGACTGACGTTTTTAACCACTGGTATCGACAGCCGGTATTTGCCGGGCTGAGCGCTGAACAGCGGCGTGAGCTGGTGGCAATAAGACGCGACAACAGCGGCGAGGCGCTGGCCGCCATGCTGGAAGCCACCTCTCTGGCGGGGCAGCCCGATCTTCGTCCGGCGCTGCGCCGGTGCGACATTCCCTTTTACTACCTGTGCGGCGAACACGACCACAAATTCCGCGCCCTTGGTGCAGAGCTTGCGGCACCTTGCCTGTTAATTAACGACGCCGGGCACAACGCCCACCGGGAGAACCCCAACGGGACGGCGGCCTGTCTGGCGCACATTTTGCGCTACTGA
- the menD gene encoding 2-succinyl-5-enolpyruvyl-6-hydroxy-3-cyclohexene-1-carboxylic-acid synthase, whose amino-acid sequence MSASSFNRRWAEVILETLARHGIRHVCIAPGSRSTPLTLAAAQNKAFIHHTHFDERGLGHLALGLAKASQQSVAVIVTSGTAVANLYPALIEAGLTGEKLILLTADRPPELIDCGANQAIRQPGMFASHPAQTVSLPRPAQEIPARWLVSTLDNALGSLHGGAVHINCPFAEPLYGELDDSGLEWQNALGNWWQSDRPWLREDLRRESEKQRDWFFWRQKRGVVVAGRMSAAEGKRVAEWAQMLGWPLISDVLSQTGQPLPCADLWLGNTSAVSELAQAQIVIQLGSSLTGKRLLQWQATCTPDEYWLVDNIAGRLDPAHHRGRRLISGVGEWLALHPAEKRHPWYAAIPSLADRAWQAAAARRETFGEAQLAHRLAEFLPEQGQLFLGNSLVVRLVDALAQLPAGYPVYSNRGASGIDGLLSTAAGVQRATARPTLALVGDLSALYDLNALALLRQVSAPFVLIVVNNNGGQIFSLLPTPQAEREQFYLMPQNVHFDHAAAMFDLTYHRPESWTELEAALTGAWRTPQATLIELVVDPQAGAQTLQQLLAEVSQL is encoded by the coding sequence ATGTCAGCAAGCTCATTCAACAGGCGCTGGGCGGAGGTTATCCTCGAAACGCTGGCGCGCCACGGCATCCGACACGTTTGCATCGCGCCCGGCTCCCGCTCGACGCCGCTCACCCTGGCGGCTGCGCAGAATAAAGCGTTTATTCACCATACCCATTTCGACGAGCGCGGGCTGGGACATCTGGCGCTCGGGTTGGCGAAGGCCAGCCAGCAGTCGGTAGCGGTGATTGTCACCTCCGGAACGGCAGTGGCAAATCTCTATCCGGCGCTGATTGAGGCCGGGCTGACCGGTGAAAAGCTGATCCTGCTTACCGCCGATCGTCCCCCGGAGCTTATCGACTGTGGGGCCAATCAGGCGATCCGCCAGCCGGGCATGTTTGCCTCGCATCCGGCACAGACGGTCTCGCTGCCACGTCCTGCCCAGGAGATCCCGGCCCGCTGGCTGGTCTCCACGCTGGATAACGCGCTGGGATCGCTGCACGGTGGGGCGGTACATATCAACTGTCCCTTTGCCGAGCCGCTCTACGGCGAGCTGGATGATTCTGGCCTTGAGTGGCAGAACGCATTGGGCAACTGGTGGCAGAGCGATCGCCCCTGGCTGCGGGAGGATCTTCGTCGCGAGAGCGAGAAGCAGCGCGACTGGTTCTTCTGGCGACAGAAGCGCGGCGTTGTGGTGGCCGGGCGGATGAGCGCCGCCGAGGGCAAGCGGGTGGCAGAGTGGGCGCAGATGCTGGGCTGGCCCCTGATTAGCGACGTGCTCTCCCAGACAGGGCAGCCGCTGCCCTGTGCCGATCTGTGGCTGGGCAACACCAGCGCGGTGAGCGAACTGGCTCAGGCGCAGATTGTCATCCAGTTGGGCAGCAGCCTGACCGGAAAACGGCTGTTGCAGTGGCAGGCAACCTGCACACCGGATGAGTATTGGCTGGTGGATAACATTGCAGGACGCCTCGATCCTGCGCACCATCGCGGGCGGCGGCTGATATCCGGCGTCGGCGAGTGGCTGGCGCTGCATCCGGCCGAGAAGCGTCATCCGTGGTATGCGGCGATCCCCTCCCTGGCGGATCGGGCGTGGCAGGCCGCTGCGGCCCGGCGTGAAACCTTTGGCGAAGCGCAGCTGGCACACCGTCTGGCGGAGTTTCTGCCGGAGCAGGGGCAGCTGTTTCTGGGCAACAGCCTGGTCGTCCGCCTGGTGGATGCCCTTGCGCAGCTGCCAGCGGGCTATCCGGTGTACAGCAATCGCGGTGCCAGCGGCATTGACGGTTTGCTTTCTACTGCTGCCGGGGTACAGCGGGCTACCGCGAGGCCTACCCTGGCGCTGGTGGGCGATCTCTCTGCGCTCTACGATCTCAACGCGCTGGCGCTGCTGCGCCAGGTCTCCGCGCCCTTTGTGCTGATTGTGGTGAACAACAACGGCGGGCAGATCTTCTCCCTGCTGCCGACTCCACAGGCTGAGCGGGAGCAGTTCTACTTGATGCCGCAGAACGTCCACTTCGATCATGCGGCCGCGATGTTCGACCTGACCTACCATCGCCCTGAAAGCTGGACCGAGCTGGAGGCGGCGCTGACGGGAGCCTGGCGTACACCGCAGGCAACCCTTATCGAGCTGGTGGTCGATCCGCAGGCGGGGGCGCAAACCTTACAGCAGCTCCTTGCCGAGGTCAGCCAGCTATGA
- the elaB gene encoding stress response protein ElaB — MSNQFTSTRIDDDLNLLSDTLEEVLRSSGDPADQKYVELKARAEQALHDVKDRVSQASDTYYVRAKQVAYRADDYVREKPWQGVGIGAAAGLVLGLLLRR, encoded by the coding sequence ATGTCTAACCAATTTACGAGTACCCGTATCGATGACGACCTGAACCTGCTAAGCGACACGCTGGAAGAAGTGCTACGCTCCTCCGGCGATCCGGCCGACCAGAAATACGTCGAGCTGAAAGCACGCGCCGAGCAGGCTCTGCATGATGTAAAAGACCGCGTTAGCCAGGCATCTGACACGTATTACGTGCGTGCTAAGCAGGTGGCTTACCGTGCGGACGATTACGTGCGTGAAAAACCATGGCAGGGCGTGGGCATCGGTGCCGCCGCTGGCCTGGTATTAGGGCTGCTGCTGCGTCGCTAA
- a CDS encoding GNAT family N-acetyltransferase, with protein sequence MIRWQDLHHAELTVPELYALLKLRCEVFVVEQKCVYLDVDGDDLIGENRHLLGWRDNELVAYARILKSEDDFAPVAIGRVIVSAAVRGEKLGYQLMERAVASCSKNWPQSPIYLGAQAHLEDFYRHFGFVPVTEVYDEDGIPHIGMAREIIPHVDQA encoded by the coding sequence ATGATCCGTTGGCAAGACCTGCACCACGCTGAATTAACCGTCCCTGAACTCTACGCGTTGCTGAAGCTGCGCTGCGAAGTTTTTGTGGTTGAGCAGAAATGCGTCTATCTCGACGTTGACGGTGATGACCTGATCGGTGAAAACCGACACCTGCTTGGCTGGCGTGATAACGAACTAGTAGCGTATGCGAGGATTCTGAAAAGCGAGGATGATTTTGCGCCGGTGGCCATTGGTCGCGTCATTGTTAGCGCCGCGGTGCGAGGCGAAAAACTGGGGTACCAGCTGATGGAAAGGGCCGTTGCCAGCTGTAGCAAAAACTGGCCGCAAAGCCCGATATATCTGGGCGCGCAGGCGCATCTCGAGGACTTCTATCGCCACTTTGGCTTTGTGCCGGTGACCGAGGTCTATGACGAGGATGGCATTCCGCATATCGGTATGGCACGTGAAATCATCCCTCACGTTGACCAGGCGTAA
- the rnz gene encoding ribonuclease Z, with protein sequence MELIFLGTSAGVPTRTRNVSAALLNLRHPTRPALWLIDCGEGTQQQMQRTAWHPGKLDRIFITHLHGDHLFGLPGLLCSRSMAGNVQPLTIYGPKGLREFIDTALRLSGSWTDYPLTVVEIEEGPVMDDGLRRVTAVALNHPVECYGYRIEEHDKPGALDAAALMAQGVKPGPLFQRLKAGESVTLEDGRRIDGKDFLAPAVPGKKLALFGDTAPFPGALALAHGADVMVHETTLEAEMEEKANSRGHSSTRQAAQLAQEAGVGKLVMTHISSRYDDEGSQRLLAECRAIFPDTLLAEDFAVIEI encoded by the coding sequence ATGGAACTGATATTTTTAGGCACCTCAGCAGGCGTCCCCACGCGCACGCGTAACGTCAGCGCGGCGCTGCTGAATCTACGCCACCCAACGCGGCCCGCCCTGTGGCTGATTGACTGCGGCGAGGGCACTCAGCAGCAGATGCAGCGCACCGCCTGGCATCCCGGCAAGCTGGATCGCATTTTTATTACCCATCTGCACGGGGATCATCTCTTTGGCCTGCCGGGCCTGCTGTGCAGCCGCTCGATGGCGGGCAACGTCCAGCCGCTAACTATCTACGGCCCCAAAGGGCTGCGGGAGTTTATTGATACCGCCCTACGCCTGAGCGGCTCCTGGACCGACTATCCGTTGACGGTGGTGGAGATTGAGGAAGGCCCGGTGATGGATGACGGCCTGCGTCGCGTCACCGCCGTTGCGCTTAACCACCCAGTGGAGTGCTACGGCTACCGCATCGAGGAGCACGACAAGCCCGGCGCACTCGACGCTGCCGCGCTGATGGCCCAGGGCGTTAAACCCGGCCCGCTCTTTCAGCGTCTGAAAGCCGGAGAAAGCGTTACCCTGGAAGATGGCAGGCGCATTGACGGTAAAGATTTTCTTGCCCCCGCTGTGCCAGGCAAAAAGCTGGCTCTGTTTGGCGACACCGCCCCCTTCCCCGGCGCGCTGGCGCTGGCCCATGGCGCAGACGTGATGGTGCATGAGACAACGCTGGAGGCGGAGATGGAGGAGAAAGCCAATAGCCGGGGTCACAGCTCGACGCGCCAGGCAGCACAGCTGGCACAGGAAGCGGGCGTCGGCAAGCTGGTGATGACGCACATCAGCTCACGCTACGATGACGAGGGCAGTCAGCGACTGCTGGCCGAGTGCCGGGCTATCTTCCCTGACACCCTGCTGGCAGAGGATTTTGCCGTTATAGAGATTTGA
- a CDS encoding chemotaxis protein, translated as MDSFQKDIDDRANLTLSNRFELLLFRLGTSQHEQKSELYGINVFKLREIVPMPAFTRPAGMKSPLLGMVNIRDQVIPVIDLAAVAGCKPSTGLNILLITEYARSVQAFAVESVENITRLDWKQVHTAEKAINGRYITSIACLDDDKDTNNLALVLDVEQILYDIVPSDHDVHANNAAVQKFNIKPGAVAIVAEDSKVARAMLEKGLEAMQIPNQMHVTGKDAWEKIQRLAEQAEAEGVPVSDKIAMVLTDLEMPEMDGFTLTRKIKTDPRLKHIPVVIHSSLSGSANEDHVRKVQADGYVAKFEVTELSAVLKEVLDRAASKANGPLISHKQAV; from the coding sequence ATGGATAGTTTCCAGAAAGATATTGATGACAGGGCTAATCTCACCCTGTCCAACCGCTTCGAGCTGTTACTGTTTCGCCTTGGTACGTCACAACACGAACAGAAATCAGAACTCTATGGCATCAACGTATTTAAGCTGCGTGAAATTGTGCCCATGCCTGCGTTTACTCGCCCTGCCGGGATGAAATCGCCCCTGCTGGGGATGGTGAATATTCGCGACCAGGTGATCCCGGTTATCGATCTTGCTGCCGTGGCGGGCTGCAAACCCAGCACCGGTCTGAATATCCTGCTGATCACCGAGTATGCCCGCAGCGTGCAGGCCTTTGCCGTCGAGTCGGTAGAGAATATTACCCGTCTGGACTGGAAGCAGGTGCACACGGCGGAAAAGGCGATCAACGGCCGCTACATTACCAGCATCGCCTGCCTCGACGACGATAAAGACACCAACAATTTAGCGCTGGTGCTGGACGTTGAGCAGATCCTCTATGACATTGTGCCGTCCGATCATGACGTTCACGCCAACAATGCCGCAGTACAGAAATTCAATATTAAGCCGGGTGCGGTGGCGATAGTTGCCGAGGACTCCAAAGTCGCGCGGGCAATGCTGGAGAAGGGGCTGGAGGCGATGCAGATCCCTAACCAGATGCACGTAACCGGCAAAGACGCGTGGGAGAAAATCCAGCGACTGGCCGAGCAGGCGGAAGCCGAGGGTGTACCAGTGAGCGATAAGATCGCCATGGTGCTCACGGATCTGGAGATGCCGGAGATGGACGGTTTTACCCTGACGCGTAAAATCAAAACCGATCCGCGCCTGAAGCATATTCCCGTGGTGATCCACTCCTCGCTCTCCGGCAGCGCCAACGAAGATCACGTTCGCAAGGTGCAGGCCGACGGCTACGTCGCCAAGTTTGAAGTGACCGAGCTGTCGGCGGTGCTCAAAGAGGTGCTGGATCGTGCGGCAAGCAAGGCTAACGGCCCGCTGATTAGCCACAAGCAGGCGGTGTAA